From Malaya genurostris strain Urasoe2022 chromosome 2, Malgen_1.1, whole genome shotgun sequence:
ttccatttattatgttctttgcattattgaatgtattttcacagagacgatatcttccatctgacatcaatatccttgagtgtaaaatgttgaaatagcaacttgtatcactcgagaccgaaaagcataaaatcgaaattttgtccactgaagaaaacattggctagaaccgccttctagtaaGTTTTAGTTTTGTCAAGGTGAAAAATCGGCcatctcgaccaattgctgaaacgttcgcccatctttaattttttagggtttcataaaactcacaagcttaaAAAATTTGCGAAGAATTTTGTggaatgatattttttgaaattcgcgcCATAGCATTAaaaaatcttagcagaaaccgcgccaaatccgcgaaaatcacgaaatccgcgcgaccgtaacaaccctgcaactaaacgaatcgtcaCCAAATTTGGCGAATGTACCAAAGCTGTGAATCGATGCTTTTTAACGAGAACGGATACTTTCTACAATACTTAGAGGTTGTCAtaagggtaatcatggaggagagctaTCACATTATTTTGCTGATAACTCTTTCTAAAATCAATTTATAATTCTTGCCCTCGGAAGTAATATTACAAACAATCATAGAAATAACGTGTATCGTTTGTCATCACGGTTGGCCTGCATATAAGCTAACATGATCTACCTACCTGAAGTAGAATCGTCATTCGAAGCTGGTGCAGCTGTGCTGCCATCCTTGATGCCGTCCGGTGCGCTGTCCTTGCGCGAGAAATGACTCCTTCGGGATCGACTCAGCCCGTTATTGATGGGTGTGGACGTGTTTACTAGCGTCGAGCTGGACGAGCTGGAACTGTCGCCCGATTTACACCCGCTGCTGGCGCCAGGTAGAGTCGGTGGTTCTACGATGAACACATCGTCATCCACTTCGATGCAGTTGGCTCCCATCGCCATAGCATCGAGCCCTACGCCACTGTCGACAAACGGTGATCCAGTTATTAGCTGATGCTGACCCGGCATCGGTGTTACCGGAGAAGCCAGTGAATTCGGTAGGTCAAATCCCATCTCCACAGCAGCCAAAAATTCATTGCTGCTGAAGTAGTCGTCAAGCACCAGCTTTGCAACCTGGTAAATGTTTTGTATGTAGAACGTACAATATAATAATAATCCGATCAACACTCACCCGTACTAAGTCGAAGCATTCTCCGGTGATTTTGACGTTGTGTCTGCCAACACTAACCGTATACTTGTATTCACCCAGAGAAGCATCATTTGAGGATAAACTGTGCAGTAACAATCCCGACTGCTGTCCAAGATTCTGGGATCCGTTTCGGGCCAATTTTGGATGAGTATATTGTGCCGactgatgttgttgttgttgctgctgctgctgttgctggtaCAGGTTACCGTTATTTGAATTAgctaaattcaaattcaaaccaGCTCCGGATTGCGAGCCCGCTTGCTGGAATCCGTTTGGATTGCCCATCAATGTGGAACCTCGCTGCCCAGTGGGATTATTTGGCAAAGAGTTTGGCCCATCGGAGAGTGGTCGTCGTGGGAGCATTTCGTCCGACGCAGACGATGCCAACGAGCTGCACGAGCCATCCTGTGAAGTTTCCAGACGCACCGGAGATGCATTACGACGGATTGTGTCTTCGATCAACTGTTTCGCGTAGCTgatagagaaagaaaaaaacaatgtCACTCACTCACTGGAAGCTAAACAGCCATTTGGAGAGCGGCTGCAAGGAGTCTTACTTGATTTTCTCCTCATTGGGACCGGTAATTTGAACGAGACGTTCCTTCGCACCTGGATTAACTGACAATATAAGTCGGGATTAGAAAATTTTCCTCCAATAGATAACAGTCAAAACACAGAAAAAGTgcaatctttcactcaaatgtAATTTGAGATGTAACGAACGGGTTGGTGAATAAGGTTAGTTATTGCATTTAGAAATAAAATTCTACATACTTCGCCTAATGAATAGAAAGTATGTGAAGATGAAAAATTTGAACAGGAATAACTTGGCTCTAACTCGAGTTGAtattatttaatccagtcgtaAGCCTTTCAGTGTTGATTCATCTCTAATCAATATACTATGGATAAAGGTAAAATGTGAGAAAGCAGCGAACGATAGCGAAGAAGTACGTATAATGCACATTGGAATGCTGGACAGCAGACAGCAAATCGTGTCGTTGAAGCACGTGCATACGTAAGGCTTATTTCCGGGGCCGTTGCTAACTCGATTAGGAGGTTTGATGGTGAGCAGTTTTGTCTCATGACGTTGCACGAGCTACAGAACGTGCATTAGTGTTGTGCATAAATGTTGTAATGGTCGAAAGAAAATGCGTTATCAAGCTGTTAATTTAACATTGATTGATGGTACGGCCAGAATAGAACAGATGATTTGTGCGAGGTTTACGTGCTTATTAAAAACATTGTTCAAACGTTAGTGCCAAACGGTGCAATAGGTTGTTATTCTTGTCAGATTCACACACACAAGCAAACCGAACTGGGTGTTACCTCTTTGGAACGATATAACGGTTTCGCTTAATTCCTCTATCATGTGAACTCTACGTCCCTTGATTCCCATTACTTAGGATTGTTGTACACAGTCCGGtagtgaaaataaatcaaataataacaaatataaGTATACATCCGGGGTGGAGTATtggtttcgaagatattttcccGTCAGGGAGTAAAAATCAAACATTGTACCTTTTCCAGAATCAGCGTTGCGGATAACAATCTCGTCCTTGCAGTAAGTTTTGCCGGGAATTTTCGTCGGCTTCGGAAACTTGCCCGAGGTACGAATTAATTCACCGGGAGACAACGACGGGATCATCTGCTGTCCTAGAGACAATCCAGGAGGGGAGGTGCTCAACAACGAAGAATCGCCGATGACATCCGGCTGAAAAACGAATCGAACGTTGGAATGAAATATGTTCCGCCAAATGAGTCAAGCCTACCTCTACATTCGTAGCCTTGTGCTTGTAGTAGGTGTTTATACCGTCCGACACTTGCCACGACTTGGCTCGCAACTCAATCAGTTCCAACAAGTTAAGTCGCGTCATTATGTTTAACCGTTCGTCCTGCGAAGCATTTCGAAAAATTACGAACGCTCGATCTAGGGTATCTTTGGAAACGTTCTCCAGTTGCGGTCCGTACAATCGCAGATTTGCCAGTAGCGCGTTCATACCGTCCGCACTGTTACATCCACTGTTCAAACTGGCTGCAACATTTTCCGTCAATGTGATAAGTTCTTCAACTGAAAATGAAAGTGACATTCAATATGATTCGGATTTTAAGAATTGATCGTCCAGCTAAACTTACTTGATTGAACTTCGTAGACGGGTACATGACCGTGAGATTGTTTCAGTGTAGCCTTGAGCGGACGAGGCGGTTCCAGATTTTTCACCGTCCGACTTATCTGCGACATGACTATCAGCGAATTCGTTGGTCGTTCGTTTGCTGACGCGGATCAAATCCAGATCGTCCTCGCCCCAgcaactatcgatttgtgactGATTCAATGTACTTTGCAGTAGCAGACGTTATTGATTTCTACCTCAACACGAACAGAAAAAAATCCGGTGTTTTGCTCGGGTAAAGTAATTTCCAATGAATGGCGATTTGTCAATGTGGTGTGTTGGCTTTTTCCTTTACCGTTAGTTTTTCCGTTTCCTATCCTTTCTTGTTCAATACAAGTAAAACAGACACGCACTTCGTCACGTGGTGGCAAGTCAAACAATGAAAGACATATAAAACGATACAGGAACAGaacgaaaagaaaataaacGGATTTGCCGATGTTTGTGCACCTCCCCTGTGAATGCAAAGAACAGAACGTCATTAACTATATGGTAAATAAAAAGTTCTCTTGCTTCAATATATCGAATAAACATAGGTAGAAACCCTTGAAAAACAATTCTCCATCGAACGAAGTTGTACAACTTTCAAAGGCTTGTTTTGCTGTCCTAAGCGAGAGAAATTTGCTGCAATATAAACTCTgcgtccgagaaaattaagagaAAGCGGAAGCGATATGCGATCACCTCCTATCACCCCCCATACAGTGAACACGATCATTTCATCGATTGCGTGGAAAACTTGGAAGTGAAGGAATTTGCGATTAAATCATCATCTCCCGAAACAGAATCGaaaacagatacacttcaaacaccTATTCCGATTCAATTATGACAATGATTTAAAATAATCGTAGTTTTTCGATCAACCTTCATTTACTAGATTTCATTCATAATCAATGTTCAGAATCCAACTTCAACGCCACACACAACAGTAAATAAATACTGCCAAACGCCGCCCACTAGGTTGCTGCttctagcattttttttttgcaccagCACAGCTGCTGTCAAACGCGCTAATGACGGTGCGcaagtttctttttcttttatcCGAAGAAAAGAAAATAGTTCGCTTTCATTTTTTCCAGCACTAATCGAATAACAGAATCACATTTCCGCACATATTGCGGATTCTAGAAAACCAACTTGCCAATTCTAACGGGATTCTGATTGTGAAAATTACGAGAAAATACGCATTTCCCTTCGATGCATGGCTCACCTTTTTCTGCTGCTTCAACAGCTCCAACTTTCCTCAACGCGAACAATTTGTCGAATGAAATGAATGTGGTGAGTGACGGGAAAATGTGTGGCACTATAAGAAAAGAGCCCACTATAGATAGTTGATGTCATCTTTCTCTTGCCCATGTGCATGGCAAATGCGCTCAAGTGAATGTGTATGCTTGTTTTGATTGCGTTACTTGGCCAAGTCGAATGAATTCGCTTAGGTGCGCGCAGATGAGTGACTGCGAGATCGCTGTGATTGTTCAGTGATATCATTCTCATTCAGTTGGCCTCAGGGGTGGATTTTAAATACAATAAGTTTAAAATTGCAAACGGACCATTTTCcttttttaatgattttttttctataatcaTTCAGTTTGAATTTGCTGAGACTGAGAGTCATAATACATTAGAGTTTTTcccgaatctcggcaaaaatttgccgagatttgaacagccgtGTACTCTCAAACATTAGCGttccttacacgagaattatttttgtcatttcgactttcaaacagaatagtgatatcaaagcaaatctttttaatcacatcacaataatcgaaagagaaagtgatTGAAGAGAAAGTGTCACTATCTTATACGacttaatgaaaaatcaaccgagatatatgTTTCAGTGTTTATCCTCTTTACCGcgcagtagagatggtcgggtatagaaattcttatacccgaacccgacctgtacccgagtgatcagcaaaaaaaattacccgcacccgatgaaaaattaaaaaaattacccgtacccgatcaataataaaaaaaattacccgtacccgacccgtacccgataaaaaataaaaaaatttacccgtacccgattaaaaattacctgtacccgtacccgacccgaatgagtagtgaaaattttacccaaattcaggatggaaaaaattagagtgaccagagtgacgacatctcatccgtaattttggcaacaattcaaaacataccattagctttacattgaattgacaggtcgtttgctcgtttgtaacagggagctgtcattccaaacgaacagctgtcgccactctgattatagcgGCCccttgtcacgacgccatcttgatgagatcaaaatcggaacttcaaaatcagctgatagcaacgtaaacaaacaaacagtaatacttttgttttacgcgtttaccttgtttagtgcacgaaaattagtacattttgggtcgactctctcacaataactggtcggtttacctaaaatacagcagacagtgttttgggacatcaagtggagataattttcacaatttgagagtcgcgatgaatatcaaaacatcgcaatgtttggggctcgaaacgcaaGGGGCtcgacgtaatcggtatactttcaaatggctggtgctcacataccggtgtcagatgggtggattatagtcactctagaaataataaagtgttttagatagcgagccgtatcaggctctagttagTGAGTAAAATACATGAAAATGCTTGTTTATATTTAAACATATAattacactgtgaagcatgaatagatttccaatgtctttggtactttttatactcatttacaaatatcaacaaaagcgagtaatatctactcaaatttttcgagaaacaTATTCACCCAtagtgtcgtaatacccgttgtattcaattttgggtaggtatggtttttacgaaacagtggtttttacagccattgaacctctgtgccacctccggtggaaccctcaacgagtgaacccggtgaaaatttgaatatttcgtgagaaaagattttcacccgtacttttgcgactccacgttgtcacgcattgagattttcacttgtagtccagtgaaaaaaaaacgaaaattaactggcaatatagcccaacttgctgtgccatcaatcggtgttatttcaagtgaggtgacaccatccagaagtgaagaataagaagaacttctaggcagattttctgaaataaatgttcatgttttgcctttctaatatagaaaggttatgcaatcactgtgaaaaccgacttttgaaccgaggcccggagggccgagtgtcatataccattcgactcagttcgtcgagtacgcaaaatgtctgtgtgtgtgtgtgtatgtgcgtatgtgtgtatgtaacgttttttttttgcactaacttttctcggagatggctaaaccgatttgcacaaactaagattcaaatgaaaggtcttgtggtcccatacaaaattcctgaatattatttggatccgacttccggttccggaattatggggtaaaatgtgcaaaaaattgtgaaaataagtgcactaacttttctcagagatggctgaaccgattttcacaaacttagattcaaatgaaaggtcttgaggtcccataaaaaattcctgaatattatttcgatccgacttccggttcgagagttatggggtaaaatgtgcaaaaaaaagaaaatatgtgttttaacttttctcatagatggcgcgaccgattttcacaaatttaggttcaaatgaaaggtcctgtggtcccatgcgttattcctgaatttcatgcggatccgacttccgaatccggaaatatagggtaaagtgtgttaaaaattgtacaccatcactgaaaatgaggaaaaaccttaaaaaaatttctaaatcgacctcaaatcttttccaatttgatagtttttatcagtagacggtcaaacaaatctatttcgattattcttttaagaatcaaagaaaaataattttgaagaataccacagtattatatatgatattttgattgatatgagaaaggcatcattacaccactaggtggattaaaacaggttttatggttagaatcctaatgatttatatgaaaattttgaaaatcttcaaccaatatttaaaataacagttttctggtatctgaatgtgatatgagtactacactacattttatatatgaatgaaataatttttactggattgtgcattaaacagctttaaaatagcagtccattaaaacctacgtgaaaagtagggtctgaccgtaacatcttataccgttttcgtttattgatcagagcagcccgaaagctgacccagagtcgcccaaacaacgtttgatatgtttattttagcaacctgaggtcgctctagatcgcactccaatcgcgtagtttcgctcgaaaattttctcgggtcgcaccacgcatccatgcaagtttgtttatttttactttttttcatgagttgttgtttagggcgcataccacgtgttcgttttactcggagtcagactcgcccgcgtctaggtttaaaaacgaaaacggtagagCTAaagtaaacgaaaacggtattaggctaagtttatttttcggaagaactgttttgcaataaaaaattctcgtcaacgtgttaaCATATTTATGTAAAGTAACATATTTatgtcgggtaatcgatcaaaaaaaaaatttacccgtaagtgagcagtatttttttttactcgacccgacccgtacccgagtgagccgtaaattttttacccgacccgtacccgattgaaaataaaaatttttccccgtacccgaccaaaaacccgtcgggtacgggtacgggtcgggtttcgtgtaaaatacccgagacccgaccatctctaccgcACAGGCTTGTTATGTCTGTCCGCTTTGGTGCAATAAAGGATCTAAGCCGAATTATATTAACCAGCCTTGGTTCTCAATCGAGTGGTGAGAAGAGAATTGCACATCACTCCCCTTTGCTTTCTTCTTTACTCTCGCTTTATCTCCATCTCTCTTGGTCCACCTTGGTAAATTCTCGATACCTTTTTCTATCTGAAGATTCTCCAATAAGGGGAAAAtgtatatataaaatgtagtggaaCTAACATAGATATAAGAAAAGTGTAAACTAACCTTAAAAATTTGTAAATGAATCAGTAGTATTTTAGACATCAAATTGGACGGTTCATCAGTTTTATTTCTTGAAAGAAATAAGTTTTtcaatgactaagtaatgatgtatttcaaatttgatagaaaactcgtcattactaCACCAaccacgttcattaaaatggtattattttttagtaatgacatttttaatgactcgtgtaaaggCCGCtattaaaacaactgaaattctcgGTATTTTTATTTCACAGATAATTtgattttaccgagattttcggTTTCGAGAAAACTATAAATTACCGAGATCTTCGACGCTTTTggaaacaaattaccgaaattatcgGTGTTCAAGCATGTAAGCTAATGCCGAGATTTGAGATATAAAACAAACATTCTAGTTAAAACTCATtatcattgatttatttatttcaacattatGTTGGATGTTGAACTAATAGAAAATCAGATTCCGGCTACAACGAAGGCAGCGGCGTATCTAGGGGGAgggggcgccaaatttcctcggtacgccactgaacAAATGTAATGGCTCAATAATACATTGTATATTTAAAGAAATATATCATACCGGAGTCCAACCAATTTCATGCAGTAGATTAGCGTTGCGAGGATCTTTATTCCGTAAGAATGCTATGGGGGATTTCTTGTCACGAATAATCGTCgagcattgaaaaaaattgttcttaatatcacgaaacatatcgctatattcggattcaatttttatttgcacATATGAACACATGCACTTATTTACATCACTCAGTTTTGCACTGAAGAAAAATGGCTATTTTGATAAATCACCGAATGTCGGTTGTCTAAAACTTGTTTACCGAGATTTCGGTaagtttatataattattttctgatttcggcaaaacgaccaattgctggtaaacacggtaatttacaaaaccgaatatcagtataacatttttaattgcCGAGAAATAGGAAATAATAAACcgagaattttggaaaaagctatcttagccgaaatttcagtaaaatacCGCTCTGCCGTTCGTTTTCAACATCTTTTTTCGCCGAGATCAAAACTAAGTAAACGACAAAGAAAAGGTTTTCTTTCGTCTGGTGATAAAGTTTATTAATCTTCAGATGTGTATTAATATAGGTTAGGCTATTATTTTACTGACGaacattttttaaacagaaaccaatgTAATGTTATCATCTTGAGTACTACTATGTTTAGCGAttgagtaccatttattttggatacttgtcAAGTATTACTTGAGCATTTTAAAAATGTTGTTGGACTAGGCATAACACTCCATTCTAGATAAACTTTAGTTTTTGCCCAATGAATTAAGATCGACATTACTACCTCAtggtacattttttttcttccaattcagttgatttttcaaatgaattttcccgtaaatcgttaaaaacatgaACTAACTTAAAACCGATTTGATAGCTCTTACTGCATTTCATTTCAATGGGGAACtcatatattttaattattttgtagaatttttACAAGAACTAccatttgaaaatgttagaaaattcATTCTTTCTATTTTCTTTCTACCGTATAATAATTTTAGATTTTATAAAACAAATATCGGAATTGGTTTCGTTTCGGTTAAGGTTACTTTGAACGCTAGAGAAACAGATGAAAAGACGATAAATAACATTTTCTCACATGTTGAAatcgaaacagaaaattttcttttttcgaaACAAAATCTTGAGTGTTGAAAAAATAACTGAAGTGGAACAATatcccaatattgataaatgcaccaacgcaatgtattaatgtgtgattggcacattgttccaaGCGTCTTCCCCTTAAGGTGGAATATGATTTTTCTCACACGAAAAtcttttcgcttgagaaaattataaatgattttacaagtggGAATTCGTTTAACCTTGAATTTTAACAGATAAACTTGCAATCATCGTCCTCGCAGACGTACGcctctagttgtgaaacacGACGTTAGATCGCCCATTCTgtaggagcaatttttttataCGCGaacatatagggtaacagaggtattttggcccatcttacaaactttatggatttaatcgatgttaagtaacccatgttgcatcaatttgaagctaatcacatcaaattacctattgcggaaggggttctcaaagatattacaatatttggtggatatttttacaaagtgggccaaaataaaatcaatcctaaagtgggccaaaatacctctgttaccctacacaTTGAAAATCAATGCCGCTCGTGCGAAACAAAAGGTACATAAAATAAAACCGTAGAATTTCCACTTACTGTGGCTCGATACCGAACACCGCAAACCGAGCCGAGCGGATAACAAAACGAAAATTTCACCTAACCACTTTGCATGAAGGCAGGCGTAAACTGAGCAAAAAAGGTGAcagagcctatatttatagattctttTTTGGAAGAAAGTTCATACTGTGCAAAACGGTGGAGAATTTTTTCATGCAAAACGCGAAGACAAGAGGATGACAACATCATTGACAAAGCGAGTAGTTAGTGATGTGATGTGACAAGAAAGCGAAAATTTCCATATGGATTGGTATACCTACACCTACAGTAGCATCGATATGATTAATCCATTTATCTGTTACTGACAAGAGAACAAAAAGCGGTTAGACGCATCCGTAAGCAGAGACACTCACACCCAGTGCACGAACAGTGCGAGCGTTGCAAAGCCCGGAGCTCGGATTTTTCATTCGATAAATAAGAATGTTTCCATTTCGAACAGCCATTTAATTTACTTGATGAAAATACACAGCTCGTATgtacaaactaaataaaaattttaaaaccatACAAATACTCCGTTTAACAGCTGATTGGGCTTGTCGGTTTGGTTCCTTATCGTTATAGATAATCACACTTAACTCAAAATTGCTCGATAATATGAATCTACCGACTGAATCGAACACGTCCCATTGTTTAGCTCTTCTACAAAAATTACATAGTACGACAAAACGCCAGCTACCGAAGGCAACAGGAATCTATCCACTAACCAACGATCGGCTGATTTTGTTGGGCGTAGTCATGTTTCGAATTTCGATCCTAAAACGTAGAAAATATATTAGATTAGATAACATGTGGctattttaaaatgtttaaaataaaataaaatttgatctATACAATTTATTTGAGTGCATGAATCTTCTATCAAATACTTACTTGATAATTCTTGGCAGACAAGAGTGGTCTAATTTGAACTCTAGTACTTTGAGCATGGCGAGTGTGCGTAATGTTGGATTGAAATCAAGCACGTGCGTGTCACTGTAGTCGTATGAGGCAGGATCCGATAAGTGCGATGGACTGCAATAAATTAACGTAACATTTCATAGATAACTTATAATCGGCAATTTTCAAACTAAATTGAAAGCAACGCAATCCAAGCTAGTTATTTGCGTTTTGTAATAGTACCAGTAATTTATCCTTACCAAGTTCCTCCAAACAAATACATTCGCTGTCCGATAACCAAACAAGATTGTCTCCGCCTCGCCCTTGGCGATTGTCCCCATGGTCGTACTAGTCGCCACACGTACCGGTCCGGTTCGAAACAATAGAGATCGTTGAAGTGTATATCCAAATTGCCATTGTAACCACCGAAGATGTAAATTCGATTTTTGAACACAACTACAAAACAAAAGTGTCTTTATGATTACGTCAGTCAATCGTTTTAAATCATTGACGCTTACATGCAGAATGACTTCTCCTCCCTAGCGGCTCCTCCCCAGTAGTGTTGGGCATTTCCCAGCGGTTCGTTCTGAGATCTAAGCAAACAATTTTGGGACAGTATATTTCCTCCTGCGAATGGTATGGGCCCCAAGCATCCCCTCGTCCGCCAAACACGAACATCTTATGGTTGACTATTGTGGCGGAATGAAAATCGCGGTACGAAGGAGGATCTCCTTGAGTGTCAACATAAGTCCAATGCATCTTCTCAAGGTCCAAATAGTGCACGTCACACGAAAACTTATCTATGTTTTCCTCAAAACCTGTCACGAAATAAAAATGCTGATGTTTAAAAATAATCTAGACATAATATCGAGACTTAACACAAACCTCCAAAAATATACATTCGATGGCCATACATACAGGCGGAGTGTCCATCCCTTGCACCAGGAACGGTACCTGTCACAGTAGGTTTACTCCACTTCAACGTTTTCGTATCATAGCAGAAAAGAATATCACAAACGATTTCGTCGTTTCTTCCGCCCCATATGTACACCTTCTGCTCGTAGGCTACAGCAATGTGACCGTATCGTTGAAAAGGAACGTCTGGATATTTCAACGGTACTCCATGTTCGTCCTTCATCGTCGGGGCTAGAGTCCATCGTAGGTTGTTCGAGTTCAATATATGAACATCAATGGTACTAGTCGATCGGTAATCCTCGCCTGTGCAATAACCTCCGAACGAGTATATATAGTCTCCCACAGCGACGGACGCATGATTAACTCGCCTTGGACCACCCTCTAGGTTTACAATCCAACGCATAGTTAACA
This genomic window contains:
- the LOC131432053 gene encoding eukaryotic translation initiation factor 4E-binding protein Mextli isoform X3, which translates into the protein MSQISRTVKNLEPPRPLKATLKQSHGHVPVYEVQSIEELITLTENVAASLNSGCNSADGMNALLANLRLYGPQLENVSKDTLDRAFVIFRNASQDERLNIMTRLNLLELIELRAKSWQVSDGINTYYKHKATNVEPDVIGDSSLLSTSPPGLSLGQQMIPSLSPGELIRTSGKFPKPTKIPGKTYCKDEIVIRNADSGKVMGIKGRRVHMIEELSETVISFQRVNPGAKERLVQITGPNEEKINYAKQLIEDTIRRNASPVRLETSQDGSCSSLASSASDEMLPRRPLSDGPNSLPNNPTGQRGSTLMGNPNGFQQAGSQSGAGLNLNLANSNNGNLYQQQQQQQQQQHQSAQYTHPKLARNGSQNLGQQSGLLLHSLSSNDASLGEYKYTVSVGRHNVKITGECFDLVRVAKLVLDDYFSSNEFLAAVEMGFDLPNSLASPVTPMPGQHQLITGSPFVDSGVGLDAMAMGANCIEVDDDVFIVEPPTLPGASSGCKSGDSSSSSSSTLVNTSTPINNGLSRSRRSHFSRKDSAPDGIKDGSTAAPASNDDSTSARIVHEYERLIYYSKSPHSWALPRDWLKICDKLPYLVRNKDIDDDKSRFNGDLFLEQKKQTAQESGVTSIEPGSNETERRGLGDSAFNQVDATSATTRTMAITTTTTAAMTATTATTNSTTQPAEAETAAATTTTTEASKQQDVN
- the LOC131432053 gene encoding eukaryotic translation initiation factor 4E-binding protein Mextli isoform X2; the protein is MSQISRTVKNLEPPRPLKATLKQSHGHVPVYEVQSIEELITLTENVAASLNSGCNSADGMNALLANLRLYGPQLENVSKDTLDRAFVIFRNASQDERLNIMTRLNLLELIELRAKSWQVSDGINTYYKHKATNVEPDVIGDSSLLSTSPPGLSLGQQMIPSLSPGELIRTSGKFPKPTKIPGKTYCKDEIVIRNADSGKVNPGAKERLVQITGPNEEKINYAKQLIEDTIRRNASPVRLETSQDGSCSSLASSASDEMLPRRPLSDGPNSLPNNPTGQRGSTLMGNPNGFQQAGSQSGAGLNLNLANSNNGNLYQQQQQQQQQQHQSAQYTHPKLARNGSQNLGQQSGLLLHSLSSNDASLGEYKYTVSVGRHNVKITGECFDLVRVAKLVLDDYFSSNEFLAAVEMGFDLPNSLASPVTPMPGQHQLITGSPFVDSGVGLDAMAMGANCIEVDDDVFIVEPPTLPGASSGCKSGDSSSSSSSTLVNTSTPINNGLSRSRRSHFSRKDSAPDGIKDGSTAAPASNDDSTSARIVHEYERLIYYSKSPHSWALPRDWLKICDKLPYLVRNKVNTDREVRKDGSPTSSDDRDYSQSCTTGSDCNSCNNSTLINIPTNINTNNKYGWSRSDTNNNNTSTSEHNDTNNDYHHHHQQRRAQYIARGFLSRHATVGSNSFDMATETKYPPKHGSCYNLNSNTNNSYQSSYHQHQQMSLQNGGGVFKRSETAPFRLVRYKSID
- the LOC131432053 gene encoding eukaryotic translation initiation factor 4E-binding protein Mextli isoform X1; amino-acid sequence: MSQISRTVKNLEPPRPLKATLKQSHGHVPVYEVQSIEELITLTENVAASLNSGCNSADGMNALLANLRLYGPQLENVSKDTLDRAFVIFRNASQDERLNIMTRLNLLELIELRAKSWQVSDGINTYYKHKATNVEPDVIGDSSLLSTSPPGLSLGQQMIPSLSPGELIRTSGKFPKPTKIPGKTYCKDEIVIRNADSGKVMGIKGRRVHMIEELSETVISFQRVNPGAKERLVQITGPNEEKINYAKQLIEDTIRRNASPVRLETSQDGSCSSLASSASDEMLPRRPLSDGPNSLPNNPTGQRGSTLMGNPNGFQQAGSQSGAGLNLNLANSNNGNLYQQQQQQQQQQHQSAQYTHPKLARNGSQNLGQQSGLLLHSLSSNDASLGEYKYTVSVGRHNVKITGECFDLVRVAKLVLDDYFSSNEFLAAVEMGFDLPNSLASPVTPMPGQHQLITGSPFVDSGVGLDAMAMGANCIEVDDDVFIVEPPTLPGASSGCKSGDSSSSSSSTLVNTSTPINNGLSRSRRSHFSRKDSAPDGIKDGSTAAPASNDDSTSARIVHEYERLIYYSKSPHSWALPRDWLKICDKLPYLVRNKVNTDREVRKDGSPTSSDDRDYSQSCTTGSDCNSCNNSTLINIPTNINTNNKYGWSRSDTNNNNTSTSEHNDTNNDYHHHHQQRRAQYIARGFLSRHATVGSNSFDMATETKYPPKHGSCYNLNSNTNNSYQSSYHQHQQMSLQNGGGVFKRSETAPFRLVRYKSID